A single genomic interval of Polaribacter vadi harbors:
- a CDS encoding DUF4292 domain-containing protein: MKYFKYILLFTIIFTSCKTTKNMIDANATAKDISAKKVAKKHMAASFDKKTLEAKLKVNFDNGKTNQGLSVQMKMKKDEVIWLKGTKFITVFKAEITPTSVKYYSSVFKHYFEGDFSMMKELLGVEINFEQLQNLFLGQSLLNLKEEDQNVTIVDNRYILSPEKQAALFDIFFTINPAHFKLDEQSIVNAEKELRLDVKYPSYNLIDNVVFPSGINIKAKNAKKVTAIDLEYKSVEFDTDVEMSFSIPSGYKQLTF; the protein is encoded by the coding sequence ATGAAGTACTTTAAATACATACTCCTTTTTACAATAATTTTTACTTCTTGTAAAACAACAAAAAATATGATTGATGCGAATGCAACAGCCAAAGATATTTCTGCCAAAAAAGTAGCAAAAAAACACATGGCTGCTAGTTTTGATAAGAAAACTTTGGAAGCAAAATTAAAAGTGAATTTTGATAACGGAAAAACCAACCAAGGTTTATCTGTACAAATGAAAATGAAAAAAGATGAGGTTATTTGGTTAAAAGGAACCAAGTTTATTACCGTTTTTAAAGCAGAAATTACACCAACTTCTGTCAAATATTATTCCTCTGTTTTTAAACATTATTTTGAAGGCGATTTTTCGATGATGAAAGAATTGTTAGGAGTAGAAATTAATTTTGAACAATTACAAAATTTATTTTTAGGGCAATCTTTATTAAATTTAAAAGAGGAAGATCAAAATGTTACAATTGTAGATAATCGATATATTTTATCACCAGAAAAACAGGCAGCATTATTCGATATTTTCTTTACCATAAATCCTGCACATTTTAAATTAGATGAACAATCGATCGTAAATGCAGAAAAAGAGTTACGATTAGATGTAAAATATCCATCTTATAATTTAATAGATAATGTTGTTTTTCCTTCGGGAATTAACATCAAAGCAAAAAACGCTAAAAAAGTTACAGCAATTGATTTAGAGTATAAATCTGTAGAATTTGATACAGATGTAGAGATGTCTTTTAGTATTCCTAGTGGTTATAAACAGCTTACATTTTAA
- a CDS encoding tetratricopeptide repeat protein, with product MNLRLKNKGNRKERQFYTIRLALFSFFFTFFSIFINAQDSIPANEDLSEEAELKFQQFFFKALSEKAIGNYQKALENLENCNQLLENDIAVFFEFSKNHLLLKNTLLAKEYIERALQEDVDNVWMLKHLVKIYQQENNLEAAIKTQQKIVTLKPKERSFLVRLYLYNRQYKEAISLMNVLEDENLLSANLKSLKASLEKRKAPKAEEKKLSDITSLISQFETEKSYKILEQILKISEENSTELLKFSEEGILLFPAQPYVYLMKGKALNYQKSHKEALSVLENGFDFVIEDKMEANFYIEMAKAYKGLGNLIEENKYQQKADKLKS from the coding sequence ATGAACTTAAGATTAAAGAATAAAGGAAATAGAAAAGAGAGGCAATTTTATACAATAAGATTGGCTCTTTTCTCTTTTTTCTTTACTTTTTTTTCTATTTTTATAAATGCGCAAGATAGCATTCCTGCAAATGAAGATTTATCTGAAGAAGCCGAATTAAAATTTCAACAATTCTTTTTTAAAGCACTTTCAGAAAAAGCGATTGGAAACTATCAAAAAGCGTTAGAAAATTTAGAAAACTGTAACCAATTATTAGAGAATGATATTGCTGTATTCTTTGAATTTTCTAAAAATCATTTATTATTAAAGAATACTTTACTAGCCAAAGAATACATAGAAAGAGCGTTGCAAGAAGATGTTGATAATGTTTGGATGTTAAAGCATTTGGTTAAAATTTATCAACAAGAAAATAATCTTGAAGCGGCTATTAAAACACAACAAAAAATAGTTACTTTAAAACCTAAAGAAAGATCTTTTTTAGTGCGTCTTTATTTGTATAATAGGCAGTATAAAGAAGCAATTTCTTTAATGAATGTTTTGGAGGATGAAAATTTGCTTTCAGCGAATTTAAAGAGTTTGAAAGCGAGTTTAGAAAAGAGAAAAGCACCAAAGGCTGAGGAAAAGAAATTATCAGACATTACTTCTTTAATTAGTCAGTTTGAAACAGAAAAATCATACAAAATTTTAGAGCAAATTTTAAAGATTTCTGAAGAAAATTCAACTGAATTGTTAAAATTTAGTGAAGAAGGTATTTTGTTATTCCCAGCACAACCTTATGTATATTTAATGAAAGGAAAAGCATTAAATTATCAGAAAAGTCATAAAGAAGCGTTATCTGTTTTAGAGAATGGGTTCGATTTTGTGATAGAAGATAAAATGGAAGCCAACTTTTATATAGAAATGGCAAAAGCTTACAAAGGTCTAGGCAATTTAATTGAAGAAAATAAATATCAACAGAAAGCTGATAAATTGAAAAGTTAA
- a CDS encoding HU-CCDC81 and SPOR domain-containing protein produces MILANYISDLLYRYECVIVPDFGGFVTNRIGAKINENNNTFNPPSKQITFNSHLTVNDGLLANYIASSENISFEKASNAIALSVIKWQNELQTKPLEIGSIGVLSLNENGQLIFEPNYSTNYLAASFGLSTVESSIIKRHKEIVKPLIPVSEKQDKKGIPAFIKYAATAAILLTLGVVGNNIYQQNEQNVLFANQQKALEKKIQAATFVISNPLPTLELKIAKEEKVIKPFHVVAGAFQFPENAEKKVNELKELGYEASILGVNKWGLTEVAFNSFSSRNDAINNLYKIQKTVSKDAWLLVKK; encoded by the coding sequence ATGATTTTAGCCAACTACATTAGCGATTTGCTTTACAGATATGAATGTGTAATTGTACCAGATTTTGGTGGTTTTGTAACCAACAGAATTGGTGCAAAAATTAACGAAAATAACAACACATTTAATCCACCCTCAAAACAAATTACGTTTAACAGTCACTTAACTGTTAATGATGGTTTATTGGCAAATTACATTGCTTCTTCAGAAAACATTTCTTTCGAAAAAGCGTCTAATGCTATTGCTTTGTCTGTAATTAAGTGGCAAAATGAATTGCAAACAAAACCGTTAGAAATTGGTTCTATTGGTGTTTTATCTTTAAATGAAAATGGTCAATTAATTTTTGAACCAAATTATTCAACTAATTATTTAGCTGCTTCTTTTGGTTTATCAACTGTGGAATCATCCATCATAAAAAGACATAAAGAAATTGTAAAACCTTTAATTCCTGTTTCTGAAAAACAAGACAAAAAAGGAATTCCTGCTTTTATAAAATATGCTGCAACTGCTGCAATTTTATTAACATTAGGAGTTGTTGGTAACAATATTTATCAACAAAATGAGCAAAATGTACTTTTTGCAAATCAACAAAAAGCATTAGAGAAAAAAATACAAGCAGCTACTTTTGTAATTTCGAATCCTTTACCAACTCTTGAGTTAAAGATTGCAAAAGAAGAAAAAGTTATAAAACCTTTTCATGTAGTTGCTGGTGCATTTCAATTTCCAGAAAATGCAGAAAAGAAAGTAAATGAACTTAAAGAATTAGGGTACGAAGCTAGTATTTTGGGTGTTAACAAATGGGGCTTAACAGAAGTAGCTTTTAATAGTTTTTCTTCTAGAAATGATGCCATTAATAACCTTTATAAAATACAGAAAACAGTTTCTAAAGATGCTTGGTTATTGGTAAAAAAGTAA
- a CDS encoding mechanosensitive ion channel domain-containing protein, producing MLEYLNHFKIIESLIIIIIVVFLKVMITNSLRKIRIKFGFQKTRVIIINRIITFILYSTAIVIIAFIWGVDEKQLLVYISSFLTILGIAFFAQWSILSNITAGLILYINYPVKIGDSITVLEKDNNVSGEIRDIGAFFITLKTKEGELITMPNAMILQKNIRYFPE from the coding sequence ATGTTAGAATATTTAAATCATTTTAAAATTATAGAATCTTTAATTATTATTATAATTGTAGTTTTTCTAAAAGTAATGATTACAAATTCTTTGAGAAAAATTCGTATAAAATTCGGTTTTCAAAAAACGAGAGTTATTATTATTAATAGAATTATAACTTTTATTTTATACTCAACTGCAATTGTAATTATCGCCTTTATTTGGGGTGTAGATGAAAAGCAGTTATTGGTTTATATATCATCGTTCTTAACTATTTTAGGAATTGCCTTTTTTGCACAATGGTCTATCTTATCGAATATTACTGCAGGTTTAATTTTATACATAAACTATCCTGTAAAAATTGGCGATAGCATAACTGTCTTAGAAAAAGACAATAATGTTTCTGGAGAAATAAGAGATATTGGTGCTTTTTTTATCACTCTTAAAACAAAAGAAGGCGAATTAATTACCATGCCAAATGCTATGATTCTTCAAAAAAATATTCGCTATTTTCCTGAGTAA
- a CDS encoding sugar phosphate nucleotidyltransferase, whose protein sequence is MKIIVPMAGIGSRLRPHTLTVPKPLTVIAGKPIVQRLVEDIASVIDEKIDEIAFVIGTTAKGFPTDTEEKLLKIAEELGAKGSVYVQEQALGTAHAIYCAKESLNGPCVVAYADTLFKADFKLDVNADGAIWVSQVANPSAFGVVKLEDGVITDFIEKPKEFVSDLAIIGIYYFKSGEKLLEEIQYLIDNDLKENNEYQLTNVLESLKQQGAKFLPGKVSAWMDCGKKDPTVDTNTQTLGFEYEAGNNLVSDDVILENSEIIQPCYIGKNVVLKDSKIGPYVSIGENSVVANSTITNSLIQKNVEISNANLTNAMIGNHAKYNAAYSSVSIGDYTELT, encoded by the coding sequence ATGAAAATTATAGTGCCTATGGCTGGTATTGGTTCTCGTTTAAGACCACATACTTTAACCGTTCCAAAACCTTTAACAGTAATTGCAGGTAAACCAATTGTACAACGTTTGGTAGAAGATATTGCTTCTGTAATTGATGAAAAAATAGATGAAATAGCTTTTGTAATTGGTACAACTGCAAAAGGTTTTCCTACAGATACTGAAGAAAAATTATTAAAAATAGCAGAAGAATTAGGTGCAAAAGGATCTGTATATGTGCAAGAACAAGCTTTAGGAACTGCACATGCAATTTATTGTGCAAAAGAATCTTTAAATGGTCCTTGTGTTGTTGCATATGCAGACACATTATTTAAGGCAGATTTTAAGTTAGATGTAAATGCTGATGGTGCAATTTGGGTAAGTCAAGTAGCAAACCCAAGTGCTTTTGGAGTGGTAAAATTAGAAGATGGTGTTATTACAGATTTTATTGAAAAACCAAAAGAATTTGTATCTGATTTAGCAATTATTGGAATTTATTATTTTAAAAGTGGTGAAAAACTTTTAGAGGAAATTCAATATTTAATTGATAACGATTTAAAAGAAAACAACGAATATCAATTAACAAATGTTTTAGAATCTTTAAAACAACAAGGAGCCAAATTTTTGCCAGGAAAAGTAAGTGCTTGGATGGATTGTGGTAAAAAAGACCCAACTGTAGATACCAACACACAAACACTTGGTTTTGAATATGAAGCTGGTAATAATTTAGTTTCTGATGATGTGATTTTAGAAAACTCAGAAATTATACAACCTTGTTACATTGGTAAAAATGTAGTTTTAAAAGATTCAAAAATTGGTCCTTATGTTTCTATAGGAGAAAATAGTGTGGTTGCAAATTCTACCATAACAAATTCGTTGATACAAAAAAATGTAGAGATTTCGAATGCTAATTTAACTAATGCAATGATTGGTAATCATGCAAAATATAATGCAGCCTATAGCTCTGTAAGTATTGGCGATTATACAGAATTAACTTAA
- a CDS encoding acyl-CoA thioesterase, translating into MDAKTAKESLTVLTDLVLPGDTNYLDNLFGGELLARMDRACSIAARRHSARIVVTASVNHVAFNKSVPVGSVVTLEAKVSRAFTSSMEIYVDVWIEDRQSGLKTKVNEGIYTFVAVDETGKPVQIPQIIPETALEKERFEGALRRKQLSLILAGKLKPNDATELKALFKS; encoded by the coding sequence ATGGATGCAAAAACAGCCAAGGAATCTTTAACTGTACTCACTGATTTAGTTTTACCTGGAGATACTAATTATTTAGATAACCTTTTTGGAGGAGAATTATTAGCAAGAATGGACAGAGCTTGTAGTATTGCTGCAAGAAGACATTCTGCAAGAATTGTAGTTACAGCTTCTGTAAACCATGTGGCTTTTAATAAATCTGTTCCTGTTGGAAGTGTAGTTACTTTAGAAGCTAAAGTTTCGAGAGCATTTACTTCTTCTATGGAAATTTATGTTGATGTTTGGATTGAAGACAGACAATCTGGCTTAAAAACCAAAGTAAATGAAGGAATTTATACCTTTGTTGCTGTAGATGAAACTGGGAAACCTGTTCAAATTCCACAAATTATACCTGAAACTGCTTTAGAAAAAGAACGTTTTGAAGGTGCTTTAAGACGTAAACAACTAAGTTTGATATTAGCTGGAAAGTTAAAACCTAATGATGCTACAGAGTTAAAAGCGCTTTTTAAATCTTAA
- a CDS encoding ATP-binding protein: MKEIISLEQSIIATLFNEKLLPVFFDKIRAHHKAILEIDELQKKIIANNFKNDDKDLVFRKLDEYKSDLEKVVSSYFSSLNLEDELLFDAYFTALNTHLETLDETIKRTQDKERFFKLESDSKMLKFRKGVKKSLFNISKLPLKTANVFRKSKKEVVFWQQEIPFKNATEYYFKSDLVNNLCEVINEINKEISEITKTYWSVDKKIDEKIELYLENNIVLDFSDEVLAEVTILPSLETRIENHKKSFQEIFDVIVLNYTNALYKADTIELSANFFKEQNITKYQKDVIEKSYKDALLWQNTFSVFESDWELDIEIFTIIFHVMFKYNELEKSIEKRAALIEKELTILKNYLTNVKSSIANSDTKTAVKATIVNELKSLGKNFNKLIEETTTRITNQEIPLQINDFEENILNVLETLSTKRAISSDNDYTTKTVASSINYISPYELVSYQSWPSLAAKIKQAKLELNLKVTTFIEDINALSQVSQFNLESALSLFDDESQENTSKENTPKKVALEGLERSEEKIEELKNTLVNLNTTNGELLLPSITKFHKSILELTDTENITEIRLAIAKAKSIEKSKLLKEKVINNVKNFVPVAILYGKTKYKRTAASVKSILLRNGLYKEPTDVTSDLSEFLKQAEKALDELPYVYQRLFRSETLQNEALFIGRTNALNTLDNAYNAFQKSQYAATVIIGERGSGKTSLIHNFINKNKKLSKTTFLSTKENISELYELMAFLNTSFEKELATIDEWITYFNTGKKRTIVLEDIQYFYFRKVGGFNVLHELSNLISSTKNSVFWIVTSAKYAFQYLDKSIQISELFAFNIQMLEMDKETMKEALIKRHKISGYNLHFEQPPVAYLSSKFLKSPEEVQQEILKEEFFSDINKIAQSNFRIAFMYWIRSTVKVSGSTIYMRSLKTIDTSFLNKLAPVKLLFLNSILLQERLSLQDIVELSNLNEQQTKNIVHALFENGLLTMDNEKFYMINIFLYRQITTLLKSKNVIH, translated from the coding sequence ATGAAAGAAATTATTTCTTTAGAACAAAGTATTATTGCAACACTATTTAATGAAAAATTGTTGCCAGTTTTTTTTGATAAAATTAGAGCTCATCATAAAGCAATTTTAGAGATAGATGAACTTCAAAAAAAAATAATAGCTAATAATTTTAAAAATGATGATAAAGATTTAGTTTTTAGAAAGTTAGATGAGTATAAAAGTGATTTAGAAAAGGTGGTTTCTAGTTATTTTTCGTCTTTAAATTTAGAAGATGAATTGTTGTTTGATGCCTATTTTACTGCGTTAAACACACATTTAGAAACTCTTGATGAAACTATAAAGCGTACACAAGATAAGGAGCGTTTTTTTAAATTAGAAAGCGATTCAAAAATGCTTAAATTTAGGAAAGGCGTCAAAAAATCTTTGTTCAATATTTCTAAACTTCCTTTAAAGACTGCTAATGTTTTTAGAAAATCAAAAAAAGAAGTTGTTTTTTGGCAACAAGAGATCCCTTTTAAAAACGCTACTGAATATTATTTTAAAAGCGATCTTGTCAATAATTTATGTGAAGTTATTAATGAGATTAACAAAGAAATTTCTGAAATTACAAAAACATATTGGTCAGTAGATAAGAAAATCGACGAAAAAATTGAACTTTATTTAGAAAATAATATTGTTTTAGATTTTTCTGATGAAGTCTTAGCTGAAGTAACAATATTACCTTCTTTAGAAACACGAATTGAAAATCATAAAAAATCGTTTCAAGAAATATTTGACGTAATAGTTTTAAACTACACAAATGCACTTTATAAAGCAGACACAATTGAATTGTCTGCAAACTTTTTTAAAGAACAAAATATTACAAAATATCAAAAAGATGTTATAGAAAAGAGTTATAAAGATGCACTTCTTTGGCAAAATACATTTAGCGTTTTTGAGAGCGATTGGGAGTTAGATATCGAAATATTTACGATTATTTTTCATGTGATGTTTAAGTATAATGAACTTGAAAAATCAATTGAAAAACGTGCAGCACTTATTGAAAAGGAATTAACGATTCTTAAAAATTACCTAACAAACGTAAAAAGTTCCATTGCTAATTCAGATACAAAAACTGCTGTAAAGGCTACAATCGTAAACGAACTAAAGAGTTTAGGTAAAAATTTTAATAAACTTATAGAAGAAACTACAACACGAATTACCAATCAAGAAATTCCGTTACAAATTAATGATTTTGAAGAAAATATTCTGAATGTTTTAGAAACACTTTCAACAAAAAGAGCTATAAGTTCAGATAATGATTATACAACCAAAACTGTAGCATCTTCCATTAATTATATTTCTCCTTATGAATTGGTTTCTTACCAAAGTTGGCCAAGTCTTGCAGCAAAAATAAAGCAAGCAAAATTAGAACTTAACTTAAAAGTAACTACTTTTATTGAAGATATTAATGCCTTAAGCCAAGTAAGTCAGTTTAATTTAGAGTCTGCTTTATCACTTTTTGATGATGAATCTCAAGAAAATACATCCAAAGAAAATACACCAAAAAAAGTAGCTCTAGAAGGTTTAGAAAGAAGCGAAGAAAAAATTGAAGAGTTAAAAAATACCTTGGTAAATTTAAATACAACTAATGGTGAATTACTATTGCCAAGTATTACTAAGTTTCATAAAAGTATTTTAGAGTTAACTGATACAGAAAATATTACTGAAATTAGGTTAGCAATTGCCAAAGCAAAATCAATAGAAAAAAGTAAATTACTCAAAGAAAAAGTAATAAATAACGTTAAAAACTTTGTTCCTGTTGCCATACTTTATGGTAAAACCAAGTACAAAAGAACAGCGGCTTCTGTAAAAAGTATTCTTTTAAGAAATGGTTTGTACAAAGAACCTACAGATGTAACTAGCGATTTGTCAGAATTTTTAAAGCAAGCAGAAAAAGCGTTAGATGAATTGCCTTATGTATATCAGCGTTTGTTTAGATCAGAAACCTTGCAGAATGAAGCTTTATTTATTGGACGAACAAATGCTTTAAATACTTTAGATAATGCCTACAATGCTTTTCAAAAAAGCCAATATGCAGCTACAGTAATTATTGGCGAACGTGGTTCAGGTAAAACCTCTTTGATTCATAATTTTATCAATAAAAATAAAAAATTATCAAAAACAACTTTCTTATCAACCAAAGAAAATATTAGTGAACTTTATGAGTTAATGGCATTTTTAAACACCTCTTTTGAAAAAGAATTAGCAACGATAGATGAGTGGATTACGTATTTTAATACTGGAAAAAAGAGAACGATTGTTTTAGAAGATATTCAATATTTTTATTTTAGAAAAGTAGGTGGTTTTAATGTGTTGCATGAACTTTCTAATTTAATTTCATCAACAAAAAATAGTGTTTTTTGGATTGTTACTTCAGCAAAATATGCATTTCAATATTTAGATAAATCCATTCAAATTTCAGAACTTTTTGCTTTTAACATTCAAATGTTAGAAATGGATAAAGAAACCATGAAAGAAGCGTTGATAAAAAGACATAAAATTAGTGGTTATAATTTGCATTTTGAACAGCCACCTGTTGCTTATTTATCGAGTAAGTTTTTAAAATCTCCAGAAGAAGTTCAACAAGAAATTTTAAAAGAAGAATTTTTTAGCGACATTAATAAAATTGCACAGAGCAACTTTAGAATTGCTTTTATGTATTGGATTCGTTCTACTGTAAAAGTTTCTGGAAGTACCATTTATATGCGTTCTTTAAAAACGATAGATACTTCATTTTTAAATAAGTTAGCACCTGTAAAGCTGTTATTTTTGAATAGTATTTTATTGCAAGAAAGATTGTCGCTCCAAGATATTGTAGAGCTTTCTAACTTAAATGAGCAACAAACAAAAAACATTGTACACGCACTTTTCGAAAACGGATTGTTAACGATGGATAACGAAAAATTTTATATGATAAACATATTTTTATATCGTCAAATAACTACGTTATTAAAGAGTAAAAATGTAATACATTAA
- a CDS encoding mechanosensitive ion channel family protein, with protein sequence MKKILFIFLFISANLMVAKESSTILQEPELLIIQKADTVKLDSTNIKELVKNEGEKDVEAEVKATKDKIVEKLKPPAIWELFSFWKIFWALIFVIVGYLVIRFTISLLEKYAEKFTNQRITIKGIIPIIKIFGWIFIIVLIIVGIFQPPQSTVLAVSASLGIAIGFASQDIIKNIFGGVIILLDRPFMVGDKIEVGSHYGEVVEIGLRSIRIVTADDSLVSIPNGELMNQSVSNSNTGEANCQVVAEIYLPITVDTKRVRELAKESAQVSKYIYLNKPIYVLFFNEVKEGRSYLKMRLKAYVVDIRYEFAFKSDMTEIVMKELLSQKIIDPKDLR encoded by the coding sequence ATGAAAAAAATACTATTTATATTTCTTTTTATTTCAGCCAATTTAATGGTTGCAAAAGAAAGTAGCACTATACTACAAGAGCCAGAATTATTAATTATACAAAAAGCAGATACTGTAAAATTAGATTCTACAAATATTAAGGAACTTGTAAAAAATGAAGGCGAAAAAGATGTAGAAGCAGAGGTGAAAGCCACAAAAGACAAAATCGTAGAAAAGCTAAAACCGCCAGCAATTTGGGAGTTATTTTCTTTTTGGAAAATATTTTGGGCGTTAATATTTGTAATTGTTGGTTATTTAGTTATTCGTTTTACAATTTCTTTATTAGAAAAATATGCAGAAAAATTCACAAACCAACGAATTACTATAAAAGGTATTATTCCAATTATTAAAATTTTCGGTTGGATTTTTATTATCGTTTTAATAATAGTTGGTATTTTTCAACCACCACAATCAACAGTATTAGCAGTGTCTGCATCTTTGGGAATTGCTATAGGTTTTGCATCACAAGATATTATTAAAAACATTTTTGGAGGTGTAATTATTTTATTAGACAGGCCTTTTATGGTTGGCGATAAAATTGAAGTTGGCAGTCATTATGGAGAAGTTGTAGAAATTGGTTTACGTTCCATAAGAATTGTAACTGCAGACGATTCTTTGGTAAGTATTCCAAATGGCGAGTTAATGAATCAATCTGTTTCTAACTCAAATACAGGTGAAGCCAATTGCCAAGTTGTTGCCGAAATTTATTTGCCAATTACTGTAGATACAAAACGTGTGCGTGAATTAGCAAAAGAATCTGCACAAGTTTCAAAATACATTTACCTAAACAAACCTATTTACGTGCTATTTTTTAATGAAGTAAAAGAAGGTCGTTCGTATTTAAAAATGCGTTTAAAAGCCTATGTTGTAGATATTCGTTACGAATTTGCTTTTAAAAGTGATATGACAGAAATTGTGATGAAAGAATTGTTATCGCAAAAAATTATTGACCCTAAAGATTTAAGATAG
- a CDS encoding murein hydrolase activator EnvC family protein: protein MKNLKFHSVFSLILLMSLTVFSQTKRELENQREKYKAEIVKLNKLLFNETKKEKNALEDLKDINQKIAVRNKLINTINLEAKLLSTEIRTNEREIAKLNKSLKELKADYGEMIYKSYKSKSQQSRTMFLLSSQNFYQAYKRLEYMKQYTQFRKKQGEEILVQTSFIEKKNDSLVIQKKNKEALILAEKNQKREIEADKKKQEDLLSTIKKKEGKYRREIEKNVKEDKRIAAQIDKLIRDEIEKANRLALSKLKDKPKTATKKNEFILTPEAKALATKFELNKGKLPWPVKEGLVVRKFGNQPHPTFPGIIINGTGLHIVTSKGSNAEAIFSGEVLNVLVGSDGTKNILIRHGNYISSYNHLENSFVKKGDKVEIGQSLGKIFTDKINGKTTLVFVLLKNTKKLDPASWMLKR from the coding sequence ATGAAAAATTTAAAGTTTCATAGTGTCTTTTCTTTGATTTTATTGATGAGTTTGACTGTTTTTAGTCAGACTAAAAGAGAGTTGGAAAATCAACGAGAAAAATATAAAGCAGAAATTGTAAAATTAAACAAGTTGCTTTTTAACGAAACTAAAAAGGAAAAAAACGCTTTAGAAGATTTAAAAGACATTAACCAAAAAATAGCGGTTAGAAACAAATTAATAAACACCATTAATTTAGAAGCGAAACTTTTATCAACAGAAATAAGAACAAACGAACGTGAAATTGCAAAATTAAACAAAAGTTTAAAGGAGTTAAAAGCTGATTATGGTGAGATGATTTACAAATCTTACAAAAGTAAATCTCAACAAAGTAGAACGATGTTTTTGTTGTCTTCGCAAAACTTTTATCAAGCTTACAAACGTTTGGAGTATATGAAACAGTATACGCAATTCAGAAAAAAACAAGGCGAAGAAATTTTAGTACAAACAAGTTTTATCGAAAAAAAGAACGACTCTTTAGTAATTCAAAAGAAGAATAAAGAAGCCTTAATTTTAGCAGAGAAAAATCAGAAAAGAGAAATTGAAGCTGATAAAAAGAAACAAGAAGATTTACTTTCTACCATTAAAAAGAAAGAAGGTAAATACAGGCGTGAAATTGAAAAAAATGTTAAAGAAGATAAAAGAATTGCTGCTCAAATAGATAAACTTATTAGAGATGAAATTGAAAAAGCAAATAGATTGGCTTTGTCAAAATTAAAAGATAAACCAAAAACCGCCACTAAGAAAAATGAGTTTATTTTAACGCCAGAAGCAAAAGCTTTAGCAACAAAATTCGAGCTCAATAAAGGAAAATTACCTTGGCCTGTTAAAGAAGGATTGGTTGTTAGAAAGTTTGGTAATCAACCTCACCCAACATTTCCTGGAATCATTATTAATGGAACTGGTTTGCATATTGTAACTAGTAAAGGAAGCAATGCAGAAGCTATTTTTAGTGGCGAAGTTTTAAATGTTTTAGTGGGTTCTGATGGAACAAAAAATATACTTATTCGTCATGGAAATTATATAAGTTCTTACAATCACCTTGAAAATTCTTTCGTTAAAAAAGGCGATAAAGTAGAAATAGGACAAAGTTTAGGGAAGATTTTTACGGATAAAATAAATGGTAAAACTACCTTGGTTTTCGTGCTTTTAAAAAATACTAAAAAATTAGATCCTGCTTCTTGGATGCTAAAAAGATAA
- a CDS encoding type 1 glutamine amidotransferase domain-containing protein has protein sequence MENLDRKNVAILATNGFEESELREPKKALEKAGANVHIVSLESGEIKSWTDGNWGKAYKVDKTLDEVSQADYNALMLPGGVINPDTLRTNKEAVNFVKSFFENHKPVAAICHAPWLLAEAGVLEGRNITSYKSIKTDMINAGANWTDEEVVVDSGLVTSRNPDDLPAFNAKLVEEVYEGKHEEQEA, from the coding sequence ATGGAAAATTTAGATAGAAAGAATGTTGCAATTTTAGCAACAAATGGTTTTGAAGAAAGTGAATTAAGAGAACCAAAAAAGGCTTTAGAAAAAGCAGGAGCAAATGTACATATAGTATCTTTAGAATCTGGAGAAATTAAATCTTGGACAGATGGAAATTGGGGAAAAGCTTATAAAGTAGATAAAACTTTAGATGAAGTTTCACAAGCAGATTACAATGCATTAATGTTGCCTGGTGGAGTTATAAATCCAGATACATTAAGAACAAATAAAGAGGCAGTAAATTTCGTGAAATCGTTTTTTGAAAATCACAAACCTGTAGCAGCAATTTGTCATGCACCTTGGTTATTAGCAGAAGCAGGTGTTTTAGAGGGAAGAAATATTACCTCATATAAATCTATTAAAACAGATATGATTAACGCTGGTGCAAACTGGACAGATGAAGAAGTAGTAGTAGATTCTGGATTGGTAACCAGTAGAAATCCAGACGATTTACCAGCATTTAATGCTAAATTAGTTGAGGAAGTTTATGAAGGTAAACATGAAGAGCAAGAGGCGTAA